In the Magnolia sinica isolate HGM2019 chromosome 15, MsV1, whole genome shotgun sequence genome, one interval contains:
- the LOC131227715 gene encoding dynamin-related protein 4C-like: MNSLPSSSTSLQEKMAMKDHPEKPVLPPLVSSYNDRIRPLLDAVDRLRHLNVMEEGIELPTIVVVGDQSSGKSSVIESLAGISLPRGQGICTRVPLIMCLQNVPTDKPQMHLEYQGKIVLTSENQISDSISMATDEIAGNGKGISNIPLTLVVKKKGVPDLTIVDLPGITRVPVHGQPEDIYEQISNIIMDYIKPKESIILNVLSATVDFPTCESIRMSQHVDKTGERTLAVVTKADKAPEGLLEKVTADDVNIGLGYVCVRNRIGDETYEEARIEEATLFKSHPLLSKIDKSIVGIPVLAQKLFQIQANSLSQCLPDIVKKINDKLNKHVTDLNNMPQNLTNVAEATQAFMRVVGAAKESLKKVLLRVEFEDFPDDVKMHCTARMAEMLDGFYKDLQSKSSDNYSTSSCAFLMLEIGVLEESKWIGLPNFLQRTAFVALLQRKVNRIALGPLDFIQSILTYIEEVVIRIVSEHSEEYPQLQSMTKRAVHNLIDKMRDRSVKHVKEIIEMEKIADYTSNSDYVKTWSSLMENRKTFIEVIQDPNMGTKIMFQDFGEVEVGHLRQHSLSMLEQAFDMKMRLTAYWRLVLLRLVDSLALRLLFSVKKLVEREMEEEIVNELMGSHTCGIERMLEELPSTTQKCERLNKGIKLLRDSKDVVTKIMDGIAARHISD, translated from the coding sequence ATGAACTCTCTTCCTAGTTCATCTACTTCTCTCCAAGAGAAAATGGCTATGAAAGATCACCCCGAGAAACCAGTACTTCCCCCTCTGGTCTCTTCCTATAATGATCGCATCCGCCCTCTCCTTGATGCTGTTGATCGTCTCCGACACTTGAATGTGATGGAAGAAGGCATTGAACTTCCTACCATAGTCGTAGTTGGAGACCAATCAAGTGGCAAATCAAGTGTAATCGAGTCACTTGCTGGTATCAGCCTTCCCCGTGGACAAGGCATCTGTACTCGTGTCCCACTCATCATGTGCTTGCAAAACGTCCCTACCGACAAACCACAAATGCACCTGGAGTATCAAGGAAAGATAGTCCTGACATCAGAAAATCAAATCTCAGATTCTATCAGCATGGCCACAGATGAGATTGCAGGCAATGGAAAGGGCATCTCCAACATTCCTCTCACTCTTGTAGTGAAGAAAAAAGGCGTTCCTGATCTTACCATTGTCGATCTTCCTGGAATAACACGTGTTCCAGTCCACGGCCAACCTGAGGATATCTATGAGCAGATATCCAATATCATTATGGACTACATCAAACCAAAGGAGAGCATTATTCTCAATGTTTTATCGGCAACCGTTGATTTTCCAACATGTGAATCAATTCGGATGTCTCAACATGTTGATAAGACTGGGGAGCGAACATTGGCTGTTGTTACAAAAGCTGATAAGGCTCCTGAAGGTTTGCTAGAGAAGGTAACTGCTGATGATGTGAACATTGGCCTTGGTTATGTTTGCGTGAGGAATCGAATTGGAGATGAAACTTATGAAGAAGCAAGGATCGAGGAGGCAACATTATTCAAATCTCATCCTCTTCTCTCCAAAATTGATAAATCGATTGTTGGAATACCAGTTCTTGCTCAAAAGCTGTTTCAGATTCAAGCAAATAGCCTATCCCAATGCTTACCAGATATCGTTAAGAAAATCAATGACAAGCTCAACAAGCATGTCACTGATTTGAATAACATGCCGCAGAATCTTACAAATGTTGCTGAGGCAACGCAAGCTTTCATGCGCGTTGTTGGTGCTGCGAAAGAATCACTTAAGAAGGTGCTTTTACGTGTTGAATTTGAAGATTTCCCCGACGATGTGAAAATGCATTGCACTGCTCGGATGGCGGAAATGCTGGATGGGTTCTATAAAGACTTACAATCTAAGTCTTCTGATAATTATTCGACATCATCCTGTGCTTTCTTAATGTTGGAAATTGGGGTTTTGGAGGAGTCGAAATGGATTGGGCTTCCTAATTTCCTTCAGCGGACAGCTTTCGTCGCATTATTGCAACGGAAGGTGAATCGAATTGCCCTTGGTCCATTGGATTTTATTCAAAGTATCTTAACCTACATCGAGGAAGTTGTCATTCGCATCGTTTCAGAGCACTCGGAGGAGTACCCGCAGCTGCAGTCAATGACCAAAAGGGCAGTCCATAATCtaattgacaagatgagggataGGTCCGTTAAGCATGTTAAGGAGATTATTGAAATGGAGAAGATTGCTGATTACACCTCAAACTCTGATTATGTGAAGACATGGAGCAGTTTAATGGAGAATCGAAAGACATTTATTGAGGTAATACAGGACCCTAATATGGGGACAAAAATCATGTTTCAGGACTTCGGTGAAGTTGAGGTTGGCCATTTGAGGCAACACTCACTGTCGATGCTTGAGCAAGCATTCGACATGAAAATGAGATTGACTGCATATTGGAGGCTTGTGTTGCTGAGGTTGGTAGACAGTTTGGCTCTTCGTCTTCTCTTTAGTGTTAAGAAATTGGTTGAAAGGGAAATGGAAGAGGAGATTGTTAATGAATTGATGGGGTCACACACTTGTGGGATCGAAAGGATGTTGGAAGAATTGCCATCTACTACTCAGAAATGTGAGCGGCTGAACAAGGGCATTAAGTTgcttagggattcaaaggatgtTGTTACGAAGATAATGGATGGCATTGCAGCAAGGCACATTTCTGATTAG